A single genomic interval of Gopherus evgoodei ecotype Sinaloan lineage chromosome 11, rGopEvg1_v1.p, whole genome shotgun sequence harbors:
- the LOC115659382 gene encoding probable hydrolase PNKD isoform X2, with translation MALAGPLVFRIGYSLYARTRLGYLFYKRQMKKARERYPHGHSIPQPMMFSGVKILPIPVLANNYSYLVIDTHSNTAAAIDPSDPLAVQAAIEQEGVTLEAILCTHKHWDHSGGNVALRRLYGSCRVYGSACDAIPELTNPLSDKETVAVGQLRFKALFTPGHTVGHMVYVLDGKPFEGPACLFSGDLLFLSGCGRIFEGTPETMLASLDTAAELAEDTLLWPGHEYALDCLMFASLLERANPVLEQKLQWVNQQRLEKRSTCPSTIGEEKEYNPFLRTHCRELHRALQLQRLSDEDWDSFRARVLKEVRHRKDLYKAN, from the exons GTACAGCCTGTATGCCCGCACCCGGCTGGGCTACCTCTTCTACAAGCGGCAGATGAAGAAAGCCCGGGAGCGGTATCCACATGGCCACTCGATCCCCCAGCCCATGATGTTCAGCG GGGTAAAGATCCTGCCGATTCCTGTGTTAGCCAACAACtacagctacctggtcatcgacACCCACTCCAACACTGCTGCCGCCATCGACCCTTCAGACCCGCTGGCCGTGCAG GCAGCCATTGAGCAGGAGGGGGTGACGCTGGAGGCTATCCTGTGCACCCACAAACACTG GGATCACAGTGGGGGGAACGTGGCGCTGAGGCGGCTTTACGGCTCCTGCAGGGTGTATGGCAGTGCCTGTGATGCCATCCCTGAGCTCACCAA CCCCCTCTCGGATAAGGAGACCGTCGCCGTGGGACAGCTGCGCTTCAAGGCTCTCTTCACCCCGGGGCACACAGTGGGGCACATGGTCTACGTGCTGGATGGGAAGCCCTTCGAGGGGCCGGCCTGCCTCTTCTCCGGAGACCTCCTCTTCCTATCAGGCTGCG GGCGGATATTCGAGGGGACGCCGGAAACCATGCTGGCCTCGCTGGATACAGCTGCGGAGCTGGCAGAGGACACACTGCTCTGGCCTG gacaCGAGTATGCCCTGGACTGCCTGATGTTTGCCAGCCTGCTGGAGCGGGCGAACCCCGTGCTGGAGCAGAAGCTGCAGTGGGTGAATCAGCAGCGGCTGGAGAAGAGGAGCACG TGCCCCTCCACCATCGGTGAGGAGAAGGAATACAACCCGTTCCTGCGGACCCACTGCCGGGAGCTGCACCGGGCCCTGCAGCTGCAGCGGCTGAGCGACGAGGACTGGGACAGCTTCCGGGCGCGGGTGCTGAAGGAGGTGCGGCACCGCAAGGACCTTTACAAAGCCAATTAG
- the LOC115659382 gene encoding probable hydrolase PNKD isoform X1 codes for MPDVLWLLGFLPYEGLTFTSASGWYSLYARTRLGYLFYKRQMKKARERYPHGHSIPQPMMFSGVKILPIPVLANNYSYLVIDTHSNTAAAIDPSDPLAVQAAIEQEGVTLEAILCTHKHWDHSGGNVALRRLYGSCRVYGSACDAIPELTNPLSDKETVAVGQLRFKALFTPGHTVGHMVYVLDGKPFEGPACLFSGDLLFLSGCGRIFEGTPETMLASLDTAAELAEDTLLWPGHEYALDCLMFASLLERANPVLEQKLQWVNQQRLEKRSTCPSTIGEEKEYNPFLRTHCRELHRALQLQRLSDEDWDSFRARVLKEVRHRKDLYKAN; via the exons GTACAGCCTGTATGCCCGCACCCGGCTGGGCTACCTCTTCTACAAGCGGCAGATGAAGAAAGCCCGGGAGCGGTATCCACATGGCCACTCGATCCCCCAGCCCATGATGTTCAGCG GGGTAAAGATCCTGCCGATTCCTGTGTTAGCCAACAACtacagctacctggtcatcgacACCCACTCCAACACTGCTGCCGCCATCGACCCTTCAGACCCGCTGGCCGTGCAG GCAGCCATTGAGCAGGAGGGGGTGACGCTGGAGGCTATCCTGTGCACCCACAAACACTG GGATCACAGTGGGGGGAACGTGGCGCTGAGGCGGCTTTACGGCTCCTGCAGGGTGTATGGCAGTGCCTGTGATGCCATCCCTGAGCTCACCAA CCCCCTCTCGGATAAGGAGACCGTCGCCGTGGGACAGCTGCGCTTCAAGGCTCTCTTCACCCCGGGGCACACAGTGGGGCACATGGTCTACGTGCTGGATGGGAAGCCCTTCGAGGGGCCGGCCTGCCTCTTCTCCGGAGACCTCCTCTTCCTATCAGGCTGCG GGCGGATATTCGAGGGGACGCCGGAAACCATGCTGGCCTCGCTGGATACAGCTGCGGAGCTGGCAGAGGACACACTGCTCTGGCCTG gacaCGAGTATGCCCTGGACTGCCTGATGTTTGCCAGCCTGCTGGAGCGGGCGAACCCCGTGCTGGAGCAGAAGCTGCAGTGGGTGAATCAGCAGCGGCTGGAGAAGAGGAGCACG TGCCCCTCCACCATCGGTGAGGAGAAGGAATACAACCCGTTCCTGCGGACCCACTGCCGGGAGCTGCACCGGGCCCTGCAGCTGCAGCGGCTGAGCGACGAGGACTGGGACAGCTTCCGGGCGCGGGTGCTGAAGGAGGTGCGGCACCGCAAGGACCTTTACAAAGCCAATTAG
- the LOC115659382 gene encoding probable hydrolase PNKD isoform X3 yields the protein MKKARERYPHGHSIPQPMMFSGVKILPIPVLANNYSYLVIDTHSNTAAAIDPSDPLAVQAAIEQEGVTLEAILCTHKHWDHSGGNVALRRLYGSCRVYGSACDAIPELTNPLSDKETVAVGQLRFKALFTPGHTVGHMVYVLDGKPFEGPACLFSGDLLFLSGCGRIFEGTPETMLASLDTAAELAEDTLLWPGHEYALDCLMFASLLERANPVLEQKLQWVNQQRLEKRSTCPSTIGEEKEYNPFLRTHCRELHRALQLQRLSDEDWDSFRARVLKEVRHRKDLYKAN from the exons ATGAAGAAAGCCCGGGAGCGGTATCCACATGGCCACTCGATCCCCCAGCCCATGATGTTCAGCG GGGTAAAGATCCTGCCGATTCCTGTGTTAGCCAACAACtacagctacctggtcatcgacACCCACTCCAACACTGCTGCCGCCATCGACCCTTCAGACCCGCTGGCCGTGCAG GCAGCCATTGAGCAGGAGGGGGTGACGCTGGAGGCTATCCTGTGCACCCACAAACACTG GGATCACAGTGGGGGGAACGTGGCGCTGAGGCGGCTTTACGGCTCCTGCAGGGTGTATGGCAGTGCCTGTGATGCCATCCCTGAGCTCACCAA CCCCCTCTCGGATAAGGAGACCGTCGCCGTGGGACAGCTGCGCTTCAAGGCTCTCTTCACCCCGGGGCACACAGTGGGGCACATGGTCTACGTGCTGGATGGGAAGCCCTTCGAGGGGCCGGCCTGCCTCTTCTCCGGAGACCTCCTCTTCCTATCAGGCTGCG GGCGGATATTCGAGGGGACGCCGGAAACCATGCTGGCCTCGCTGGATACAGCTGCGGAGCTGGCAGAGGACACACTGCTCTGGCCTG gacaCGAGTATGCCCTGGACTGCCTGATGTTTGCCAGCCTGCTGGAGCGGGCGAACCCCGTGCTGGAGCAGAAGCTGCAGTGGGTGAATCAGCAGCGGCTGGAGAAGAGGAGCACG TGCCCCTCCACCATCGGTGAGGAGAAGGAATACAACCCGTTCCTGCGGACCCACTGCCGGGAGCTGCACCGGGCCCTGCAGCTGCAGCGGCTGAGCGACGAGGACTGGGACAGCTTCCGGGCGCGGGTGCTGAAGGAGGTGCGGCACCGCAAGGACCTTTACAAAGCCAATTAG